The following proteins are co-located in the Mesorhizobium sp. M1E.F.Ca.ET.045.02.1.1 genome:
- a CDS encoding membrane protein: MPQIIFFAVVGAAAYFGYRAFVREAERVTAKIRRTEKQAANGTMGTLVKDPKTGEYRLAKD; this comes from the coding sequence ATGCCGCAGATCATTTTCTTCGCTGTCGTCGGCGCCGCCGCCTATTTCGGCTATCGCGCGTTCGTGCGTGAGGCCGAGCGTGTGACGGCAAAAATCCGGCGCACCGAGAAACAGGCGGCCAACGGCACGATGGGTACACTGGTCAAGGATCCGAAGACCGGCGAGTACCGTCTGGCCAAGGACTGA
- a CDS encoding PA0069 family radical SAM protein — MEQIVRADIAAFGAGRAEMANAMIEQSGMRVRPDRNRGRSAGINPSGRFEPVSRHVFDDGWNSLEELPPFKTEVQVEKPRTIITRNESPDISFDRSINPYRGCEHGCVYCFARPTHAFMGLSPGLDFESKLFAKPDAARMLDRELSKPGYQPRTIAIGTNTDPYQPIEKQYRIMREILEVLEARGHPVGIVTKSALVTRDIDILSRMAERGLAKVALSVTTLDRMLARTMEPRASTPTKRLEAIRQLSDAGIPASVMVAPIVPGLNDPELERILDSARAAGAREAGYVVLRLPLEVAPIFKDWLLRHYPDRYRHVMSLIRSMRDGKDYDSEWGKRMKGAGPYAWQIGRRFEMAAKRLGLNVERRQLRTDQFVAGSGAGEQLMLL, encoded by the coding sequence ATGGAACAGATCGTGCGTGCCGACATTGCTGCCTTCGGAGCGGGCCGAGCCGAAATGGCCAATGCGATGATCGAACAGAGCGGCATGCGCGTCCGGCCCGACCGCAATCGCGGGCGCTCGGCCGGCATCAATCCGTCCGGCCGGTTCGAGCCGGTCAGCCGGCATGTGTTCGACGACGGCTGGAACTCGCTGGAAGAGCTGCCGCCGTTCAAGACCGAAGTGCAGGTCGAGAAGCCGCGTACGATCATTACCCGCAACGAATCGCCGGACATTTCCTTCGACCGTTCGATCAACCCCTATCGCGGCTGCGAGCATGGCTGCGTCTACTGCTTCGCCAGGCCGACGCATGCCTTCATGGGCCTGTCGCCGGGGCTCGATTTCGAATCCAAGCTCTTCGCCAAGCCGGATGCGGCGCGCATGCTCGACAGGGAATTGTCGAAGCCGGGCTACCAGCCGCGCACCATCGCCATCGGCACCAACACCGATCCCTACCAGCCGATCGAGAAGCAGTACCGGATCATGCGCGAGATCCTGGAGGTGCTGGAGGCGCGCGGCCACCCGGTCGGCATCGTCACCAAATCGGCGCTGGTGACGCGCGACATCGACATCCTGTCGCGCATGGCCGAACGCGGCCTCGCCAAGGTGGCGCTGTCGGTGACGACGCTCGACCGCATGCTGGCGAGAACGATGGAACCCCGCGCGTCGACCCCGACCAAGCGACTGGAGGCGATAAGGCAGCTTTCGGATGCCGGCATCCCGGCCTCGGTGATGGTGGCGCCGATCGTTCCCGGCCTGAACGACCCGGAACTGGAGCGCATCCTCGATTCGGCGCGCGCAGCCGGCGCCAGGGAAGCGGGCTATGTCGTGCTGCGGCTGCCGCTCGAAGTGGCGCCGATCTTCAAGGATTGGCTGCTTCGCCATTATCCGGATCGTTATCGGCATGTGATGTCGCTGATCCGCTCGATGCGCGACGGCAAAGACTACGATTCGGAATGGGGCAAGCGCATGAAAGGCGCCGGACCCTATGCCTGGCAGATCGGCCGGCGCTTCGAGATGGCGGCCAAGCGGCTCGGTCTCAACGTCGAGAGGCGGCAGCTTCGGACCGATCAATTCGTCGCGGGCTCCGGCGCCGGAGAGCAGCTGATGTTGCTTTGA
- a CDS encoding ribonuclease HII codes for MARARSDSPLLFELVEKPDFSIETKAMAEGMWPVAGMDEAGRGPLAGPVVAAAVVLDPANIPDGLDDSKRLTHLQREALFLKILGSALSVSMASISAEGIDNSNILKASLEAMRRAAAGLSLQPKLALADGRDVPPGLPCEGRALIKGDQRSQSIAAASIVAKVMRDRMMCGCGGHHEHYGFEVHMGYATVRHRTAIEVHGPVARLHRASFAPFRLGGVEVVEEEEESFAGLE; via the coding sequence ATGGCTCGCGCGCGTTCCGATTCTCCGCTTCTCTTTGAACTTGTCGAGAAGCCCGACTTCTCCATCGAGACGAAGGCGATGGCCGAGGGGATGTGGCCTGTCGCGGGCATGGACGAGGCCGGCCGCGGGCCGCTCGCCGGTCCGGTCGTTGCAGCCGCAGTGGTGCTCGACCCGGCCAACATTCCCGATGGCCTCGACGATTCCAAGCGCCTCACCCACCTGCAACGCGAGGCGCTGTTCCTCAAGATTCTCGGCTCGGCGCTCAGCGTCTCGATGGCCTCGATCAGCGCCGAAGGCATCGACAACAGCAACATTTTGAAAGCCAGCCTGGAAGCGATGCGCCGCGCCGCGGCCGGCCTGTCGCTGCAGCCGAAGCTGGCCTTGGCCGATGGCCGCGACGTGCCGCCTGGGCTGCCCTGCGAAGGCCGGGCGCTGATCAAGGGCGACCAGCGCTCGCAGTCGATCGCCGCCGCCTCGATCGTCGCCAAGGTGATGCGCGACCGGATGATGTGCGGCTGCGGCGGTCATCACGAGCACTATGGCTTCGAAGTGCATATGGGCTATGCGACCGTTCGGCATCGGACCGCTATCGAAGTGCATGGCCCGGTGGCGCGGCTGCACCGGGCGTCGTTCGCACCGTTTCGACTGGGTGGGGTTGAGGTGGTGGAAGAGGAAGAAGAGAGCTTCGCAGGATTGGAGTGA
- a CDS encoding polyprenyl synthetase family protein produces the protein MGVVLNIEGKREPASIKDLIDLTAADMGRVNELILSKAGSDVEMIPEVANHLISSGGKRLRPMLTLAAAQMFGYSGDGHVKLATSVEFMHTATLLHDDVVDESALRRGKKTARMIWGNQASVLVGDFLLGQAFRMMVEVGSLEALDILSSAASIIAEGEVMQLAAAKNLETTEDEHFAVIKAKTAALFSAAAEVGPVIALASRNDRAALRSYGMNLGLAFQLIDDALDYGGSSKDLGKNVGDDFREGKVTLPVILAYRRGTKAERTFWKRAIEDNVTDDAGLEKAIGLMTRHGAIADTIGRARHFGEIARDALAPLEATPQKSALIDVIDFCISRVN, from the coding sequence GTGGGTGTCGTTCTGAATATCGAAGGCAAGCGGGAACCCGCTTCCATCAAGGATCTCATCGATCTGACGGCAGCCGACATGGGCCGCGTCAACGAACTGATCCTGTCGAAGGCCGGCTCCGACGTCGAGATGATCCCGGAGGTCGCCAATCACCTGATCTCTTCGGGAGGCAAGCGCCTGCGGCCGATGCTGACGCTCGCCGCCGCCCAGATGTTCGGCTATTCGGGCGACGGTCACGTCAAGCTCGCGACGTCGGTCGAGTTCATGCACACCGCGACGCTGCTTCATGACGATGTCGTCGACGAGAGCGCGCTTCGCCGCGGCAAGAAGACGGCGCGCATGATCTGGGGCAACCAGGCAAGCGTGCTGGTCGGCGACTTCCTGCTAGGCCAGGCTTTCCGCATGATGGTCGAGGTCGGTTCGCTGGAAGCTCTCGACATCCTGTCGAGCGCTGCCTCCATCATCGCCGAGGGCGAGGTGATGCAGCTTGCCGCCGCCAAGAATCTGGAGACCACCGAGGACGAGCATTTCGCCGTCATCAAGGCCAAGACCGCGGCCCTGTTCTCGGCTGCAGCCGAAGTCGGCCCGGTGATCGCGCTAGCCTCCCGCAACGACCGCGCGGCGCTGCGCTCCTACGGCATGAATCTCGGCCTTGCCTTTCAGCTCATCGACGATGCGCTCGACTATGGCGGCTCCAGCAAGGATCTCGGCAAGAATGTCGGCGACGATTTCCGCGAGGGCAAGGTGACGCTGCCGGTGATCCTCGCCTACCGGCGCGGCACCAAGGCCGAGCGCACCTTCTGGAAACGCGCCATCGAGGACAACGTCACCGACGATGCCGGGCTCGAAAAGGCGATCGGCCTGATGACCCGCCACGGCGCCATCGCCGACACGATCGGCCGCGCGCGTCACTTCGGCGAGATCGCCCGCGACGCGCTGGCGCCGCTGGAGGCGACGCCGCAGAAGTCGGCGCTGATCGACGTCATCGATTTCTGCATCAGCCGCGTCAACTGA
- a CDS encoding glycosyltransferase, whose protein sequence is MLSVLIETRNDEEGLARTLASLIGGAVEGVVRDVVVCDTGSTDQTHRVAEHAGCHYVAGGIATGIGQAKGDWLLLLEPGARLAEGWIEEVVAHMARQTMPARFSRARASRAPFLARVFSGNRALAEGLVISKRQASALAKSARSAEALVRGLATRRLNAEIWVAPPK, encoded by the coding sequence ATGCTCAGCGTTCTTATCGAAACCCGGAACGACGAAGAGGGCCTTGCTCGCACGCTCGCCTCGCTGATCGGCGGCGCGGTCGAAGGCGTCGTGCGCGACGTTGTCGTCTGCGACACAGGCTCGACCGACCAGACGCACCGCGTCGCCGAGCACGCCGGCTGCCACTATGTGGCCGGCGGTATCGCGACAGGCATCGGTCAGGCCAAGGGCGACTGGCTGCTGCTCCTTGAGCCTGGCGCACGGCTGGCCGAAGGCTGGATCGAGGAGGTCGTCGCTCACATGGCGAGGCAGACGATGCCCGCGCGCTTCTCGCGCGCCCGCGCCAGTCGCGCGCCCTTCCTGGCCAGGGTTTTTTCCGGCAACCGGGCGCTGGCCGAGGGCCTTGTTATCAGCAAGCGCCAGGCCTCGGCTCTCGCCAAGAGCGCGCGCAGCGCCGAAGCCTTGGTGCGCGGCCTCGCCACCAGAAGGCTCAATGCCGAGATCTGGGTGGCGCCGCCGAAGTGA
- a CDS encoding DUF1284 domain-containing protein, with the protein MTVRLRAHHLLCLLTYVGKGYSPAFTANYDKVVKRLGEGEAVLIVPGPDDICAPMLDEPEPHCLRESAVERDRLAAHDVGALLGRTIEAGEPLVLDASSLARMRTAFSSGQTRQACSGCEWSDLCGAVAAGGFHDTRL; encoded by the coding sequence ATGACCGTCAGGCTGCGCGCCCACCATCTGCTCTGCCTGCTGACCTATGTCGGCAAGGGCTACTCGCCCGCCTTCACCGCCAACTACGACAAGGTGGTGAAGCGGCTGGGCGAGGGCGAGGCGGTCTTGATCGTCCCCGGGCCGGACGACATCTGTGCCCCGATGCTGGACGAGCCCGAGCCGCATTGCCTGCGCGAGAGCGCGGTCGAGCGGGACCGGCTCGCGGCGCACGATGTCGGGGCTCTTCTCGGCCGGACGATCGAGGCCGGCGAGCCGCTGGTGTTGGACGCCTCCAGCCTGGCACGGATGCGGACGGCGTTTTCCTCCGGTCAGACGCGCCAGGCGTGCTCCGGCTGCGAATGGTCCGATCTGTGCGGCGCGGTTGCCGCCGGCGGATTTCACGATACGCGTCTCTAG
- a CDS encoding GntR family transcriptional regulator: protein MANTDDTIAVRISKELADRIISGAIEPGSRLRQDHVAEEFGTSHVPVREAFRRLEAQGLAISEPRRGVRVAAFDLGEVREVAEMRAALEVLALRHAAPHLTPAILDQAEEATKAGDKSRDVRSWEEANRAFHRLILAPCNMPRLLSTIDDLHAASARFLFAAWRSEWETRTDQDHRAILSALRQGNTEAAAATLGRHVQWIGQKPVKTASGRTREAFAIVG from the coding sequence ATGGCCAACACAGACGACACGATCGCCGTCCGTATCAGCAAGGAACTGGCTGACCGCATCATCTCTGGCGCGATCGAGCCGGGATCGCGGCTGCGCCAGGACCATGTCGCGGAGGAATTCGGCACCAGCCATGTCCCGGTGCGCGAGGCGTTTCGCCGCCTCGAGGCGCAAGGCCTGGCGATCAGCGAGCCGCGCCGCGGCGTGCGCGTTGCCGCTTTCGATCTCGGCGAGGTGAGGGAAGTGGCCGAGATGCGCGCGGCGCTCGAGGTGCTGGCGCTGCGCCATGCCGCGCCGCATCTGACGCCGGCGATCCTCGACCAGGCCGAGGAGGCGACCAAGGCGGGCGACAAATCCCGCGACGTCCGCTCCTGGGAAGAGGCCAACCGCGCCTTCCACCGGCTGATCTTGGCGCCCTGCAACATGCCGCGGCTTCTTTCCACCATCGACGATCTGCATGCCGCGAGCGCCCGCTTCCTGTTCGCGGCCTGGCGCTCCGAATGGGAAACCCGCACCGACCAGGATCATCGGGCGATCTTGAGCGCGCTCAGGCAGGGCAACACGGAAGCAGCTGCCGCCACGCTTGGCCGGCACGTGCAATGGATCGGCCAGAAGCCGGTCAAGACCGCATCCGGCAGGACCCGCGAGGCCTTCGCCATCGTGGGGTAG
- a CDS encoding 4-(cytidine 5'-diphospho)-2-C-methyl-D-erythritol kinase → MEPEAKSRTWLAPAKINLALHVTGRRADGYHLLDSLVVFTRFGDRLQIEPAERDAFSVSGPFAAGVPLDGDNLVIKAREALRAEAGAQMTRPVAIRLEKNLPIASGVGGGSSDAAAALNGLSRLWKLDIDEAGLARIGLTLGADLPMCLATKPLIARGVGDELSPLAQFPALALVMVNPGVTVSTPDVFKALSRHDNEALPLLPGRLDFHTIRNWLETTRNDLEPAARAIQPAVGEALTALKKAGAAFARMSGSGATCFGLFETGNVGKRAAIEIRGRHPGWFVAATRSTEADTHGQN, encoded by the coding sequence CTGGAGCCCGAGGCCAAGTCCCGGACATGGCTGGCGCCTGCCAAGATCAATCTGGCGCTGCATGTGACCGGCAGGCGCGCCGACGGCTATCACCTGCTCGACAGCCTTGTCGTCTTCACCCGCTTCGGCGACCGGCTGCAGATCGAGCCGGCCGAGCGTGATGCGTTCTCGGTGTCCGGCCCGTTTGCCGCCGGTGTGCCGCTCGATGGCGACAATCTGGTGATCAAAGCGCGCGAAGCATTACGCGCAGAGGCTGGGGCGCAAATGACGCGCCCTGTCGCCATCCGGCTGGAAAAGAACCTGCCGATCGCTTCCGGCGTCGGCGGCGGCTCGAGCGACGCGGCGGCCGCGCTCAACGGCCTTTCGCGCCTCTGGAAGCTCGATATCGACGAAGCCGGACTGGCGCGGATCGGCCTGACGCTCGGCGCCGACCTGCCGATGTGCCTCGCGACCAAGCCGCTGATTGCGCGCGGCGTCGGCGACGAGCTGTCGCCGCTGGCGCAATTTCCGGCGCTGGCGCTGGTTATGGTCAATCCGGGCGTGACGGTTTCGACGCCCGACGTGTTCAAGGCGCTTTCCAGGCACGACAACGAGGCATTGCCGCTCCTGCCCGGCCGTCTGGATTTTCACACTATCCGCAATTGGCTCGAGACGACCCGCAACGATCTCGAGCCTGCCGCTCGAGCCATCCAGCCGGCCGTCGGCGAAGCGCTCACGGCGCTGAAAAAAGCAGGGGCCGCCTTCGCGCGCATGTCCGGCTCCGGCGCCACCTGTTTCGGCCTGTTCGAGACCGGCAATGTCGGCAAGCGCGCGGCGATCGAAATCCGCGGCCGTCATCCCGGCTGGTTCGTCGCCGCGACGCGCAGCACGGAGGCTGACACTCATGGCCAAAATTGA
- a CDS encoding F0F1 ATP synthase subunit B produces MFVTSAFAQESAPAAAEGDTHAGTAVPAEEHGTFPPFNAETFPSQILWLVITFGLFYLFLKRVVMPRVGAIIDVRNDRITQDLDHAARLKGEADAAVAAYEQELAEAKANANKIGQQASDAAKSEAESTRKKLEAELEKKLGEAEASIASIKAKAMKEVGTIAEDTTSAIVEALVGGKTDKAEIAAAVKSAAR; encoded by the coding sequence ATGTTCGTGACATCTGCCTTTGCGCAAGAGTCCGCGCCGGCTGCGGCCGAAGGCGATACGCATGCGGGCACCGCCGTGCCTGCCGAGGAGCATGGCACGTTCCCGCCGTTCAATGCCGAGACCTTCCCGTCGCAGATCCTGTGGCTCGTCATCACCTTCGGGCTCTTCTATCTGTTCCTGAAGCGGGTTGTGATGCCGCGCGTCGGCGCCATCATCGACGTCCGCAACGATCGCATCACCCAGGATCTCGACCACGCCGCAAGGCTGAAGGGTGAGGCCGATGCGGCGGTTGCCGCCTATGAGCAGGAACTGGCGGAAGCCAAGGCCAACGCCAACAAGATCGGCCAGCAGGCGAGCGACGCCGCCAAGAGCGAAGCCGAAAGCACGCGCAAGAAGCTCGAGGCCGAACTCGAGAAGAAGCTCGGCGAGGCCGAGGCGAGCATCGCCTCGATCAAGGCCAAGGCGATGAAGGAAGTCGGCACGATCGCCGAGGACACCACGTCGGCCATCGTCGAGGCGCTCGTCGGCGGCAAGACCGACAAGGCCGAGATCGCGGCCGCGGTCAAATCCGCAGCCCGGTGA
- a CDS encoding S49 family peptidase: MKRFLNRLLPKPWRSTVVTIPVIRLHGTILPGGGQFRPSLSLASTAGLIEKAFGFDAPAVAISINSPGGSPVQSRLIFRRIRDLATEKDKKVLVFVEDVAASGGYMIAIAGDEIFADPSSIVGSIGVVSASFGFPELMKKIGIERRVHTAGQNKAVLDPFKPEKKEDVERLKALQLEVHETFIDLVKERRGTKLKDDPDLFTGLFWTAKRGLELGLVDALGDMRSVLKTRFGEKTQLKLITAPRGFFGRFGLFGSRFSAPDIAAAAANGIIDAAEERALWARFGL; the protein is encoded by the coding sequence GTGAAACGCTTCCTCAACCGACTGCTGCCGAAACCCTGGCGCTCGACAGTCGTCACCATTCCCGTCATCCGGCTGCACGGCACCATCCTGCCCGGCGGCGGCCAGTTCCGGCCGAGCCTGTCGCTCGCCTCGACGGCCGGCCTCATCGAGAAGGCGTTCGGCTTCGACGCGCCGGCGGTTGCAATTTCGATCAATTCGCCCGGCGGCTCGCCTGTGCAGTCGCGGCTGATCTTCAGGCGCATCCGTGATCTGGCGACGGAAAAGGACAAGAAGGTGCTGGTCTTCGTCGAGGATGTGGCCGCCTCCGGCGGCTACATGATCGCGATCGCAGGCGACGAGATCTTCGCTGACCCGTCTTCTATCGTCGGTTCGATCGGCGTCGTCTCGGCCTCCTTCGGCTTCCCGGAACTGATGAAGAAGATCGGCATCGAGCGGCGCGTCCACACCGCCGGCCAGAACAAGGCCGTGCTCGACCCGTTCAAGCCGGAAAAGAAGGAGGACGTCGAGCGGCTGAAGGCGCTGCAGCTCGAAGTGCACGAGACCTTCATCGACCTCGTCAAGGAGCGGCGCGGCACGAAGCTGAAGGACGATCCGGATTTGTTCACCGGCCTGTTCTGGACCGCCAAGAGAGGCCTGGAACTCGGTCTCGTCGATGCGCTGGGCGACATGCGCAGCGTGCTCAAGACCCGTTTCGGCGAAAAGACGCAACTCAAGCTGATCACCGCGCCGCGCGGGTTTTTCGGCCGCTTCGGCCTGTTCGGCTCGCGCTTTTCGGCGCCGGATATCGCGGCGGCCGCCGCGAACGGCATCATCGATGCGGCGGAAGAGCGCGCGCTGTGGGCGCGCTTCGGGCTTTGA
- a CDS encoding methyltransferase, which yields MAASTAFAPDTPAHTVDAFHRGRFWLVQPRQGHRAGMDAMMLAAAVPSTFSGRLADFGAGAGAAALAVLSRCPEARAVLVERSAEMAAFAAATLAHPGNAHIGDRASVLTADVTLTGRARAETGLADNSFDFVIMNPPFNATEDRATPDALRREAHVTEDGLFERWIRSAAAVVKPRGGLAVIARPEQLVAVLDAIEGRFGDAEMLCVHPRPDAAAIRIVVRAMLGARGKLSIRPPLTLHGPSGNEPTERTEMINNGLASLFGD from the coding sequence ATGGCAGCTTCAACCGCTTTTGCCCCCGACACCCCGGCCCACACGGTCGATGCCTTCCATCGCGGGCGCTTCTGGCTGGTCCAGCCGAGGCAAGGCCATCGCGCCGGCATGGACGCCATGATGCTGGCGGCGGCCGTCCCGTCCACCTTTTCCGGCCGGCTCGCCGATTTCGGCGCCGGCGCCGGCGCCGCGGCGCTCGCCGTGCTGTCGCGCTGCCCTGAGGCGCGGGCTGTGCTGGTCGAGCGCTCCGCCGAGATGGCGGCGTTTGCCGCCGCCACGCTTGCGCATCCGGGCAATGCGCATATCGGCGACCGCGCCTCGGTGCTGACGGCCGACGTCACGCTCACCGGCCGGGCGCGGGCCGAGACCGGGCTAGCCGACAATTCCTTCGACTTCGTGATCATGAACCCGCCTTTCAACGCCACCGAGGATCGCGCCACGCCGGATGCACTGCGCAGAGAGGCGCATGTCACGGAGGACGGACTGTTCGAGCGCTGGATCAGGAGTGCCGCCGCAGTGGTCAAGCCGCGCGGCGGGCTGGCGGTGATCGCCCGGCCGGAGCAGCTTGTCGCGGTCCTCGATGCGATCGAAGGCCGCTTCGGCGATGCCGAGATGCTTTGCGTCCACCCGCGCCCGGACGCCGCGGCGATCCGCATCGTCGTCAGGGCCATGCTCGGCGCGCGCGGAAAACTGTCGATCCGGCCGCCGCTCACCTTGCACGGACCGTCCGGCAACGAACCGACGGAACGGACCGAGATGATCAACAATGGGCTGGCGTCGCTGTTCGGCGATTGA
- the moaB gene encoding molybdenum cofactor biosynthesis protein B — MAKIDESRPFIPVRIAVLTVSDTRSLADDKSGRTLADRIAEAGHILAARDIVTDDREKIRDKVLGWSKDEAVDVVITTGGTGFTGRDVTPEALEPIFEKRMDGFSEVFHRISYDKIGTSTIQSRATGGVVNATFVFVLPGSPGACKDAWDGILKPQLDYRHMPCNFVEIMPRLDEHLRRGGKPAS, encoded by the coding sequence ATGGCCAAAATTGACGAAAGCCGCCCCTTCATTCCGGTGCGGATCGCGGTGCTGACGGTTTCCGACACGCGCAGCCTCGCCGACGACAAATCGGGCCGGACACTGGCCGACCGGATCGCGGAGGCCGGCCACATATTGGCTGCCCGCGACATCGTCACCGACGACCGCGAAAAGATCCGAGACAAGGTGCTCGGCTGGTCGAAGGACGAGGCGGTGGATGTCGTCATCACCACCGGCGGCACCGGCTTCACCGGCCGTGACGTGACGCCGGAGGCGCTGGAACCGATCTTCGAAAAACGCATGGACGGGTTTTCGGAAGTCTTCCACCGCATCTCCTACGACAAGATCGGCACCTCGACGATCCAGAGCCGGGCGACGGGCGGCGTCGTCAACGCCACCTTCGTCTTCGTGCTGCCGGGCTCGCCCGGCGCCTGCAAGGACGCCTGGGACGGCATCCTGAAGCCGCAGCTCGACTACCGGCACATGCCCTGCAACTTTGTCGAGATCATGCCGCGGCTCGACGAGCATCTCAGGCGGGGTGGCAAGCCTGCCTCGTAA
- a CDS encoding F0F1 ATP synthase subunit C, whose amino-acid sequence MDATAAAAIGAGIACIGMGGAGIGLGNIFGSYLSGALRNPSAADGQFGRLIFGFAVTEALGIFSLLIALLLVFK is encoded by the coding sequence ATGGACGCAACTGCAGCAGCTGCTATCGGCGCTGGTATCGCCTGCATCGGCATGGGTGGCGCGGGCATCGGCCTCGGCAACATCTTCGGCAGCTATCTCTCGGGTGCGCTCCGCAACCCGTCGGCTGCTGACGGCCAGTTCGGCCGCCTGATCTTCGGCTTCGCCGTGACCGAAGCTCTGGGCATCTTCTCGCTCCTCATCGCGCTGCTGCTGGTCTTCAAGTAA
- a CDS encoding F0F1 ATP synthase subunit B: MDATSLATLWATIALIIFLGAVIYLKVPGMLAKSLDARAAKISSELEEARRLREEAQQLLGQYQQKRKEAEKEAADIVAAAKREAELLASEAHKKTEDYVARRTALAEQKISQAEREAIGEVRASAVDIAVEAARALLAAKVDAKAGADLFKSALQDVKAKLN; this comes from the coding sequence ATGGACGCCACATCACTCGCTACGCTCTGGGCAACAATCGCCCTGATCATCTTCCTCGGCGCCGTCATCTATCTGAAGGTGCCGGGCATGCTCGCCAAATCGCTCGACGCCCGCGCGGCCAAGATCAGCAGCGAGCTCGAGGAAGCCCGCCGCCTGCGCGAGGAGGCCCAGCAACTGCTTGGCCAGTACCAGCAGAAGCGCAAGGAAGCCGAGAAGGAGGCCGCCGACATCGTCGCCGCCGCCAAGCGCGAGGCCGAGCTGCTCGCTTCCGAGGCGCACAAGAAGACCGAGGACTACGTCGCCCGGCGCACGGCACTTGCCGAGCAGAAGATCAGCCAGGCCGAGCGCGAGGCGATCGGCGAGGTGCGCGCCAGCGCCGTCGACATCGCGGTCGAAGCCGCCCGCGCCCTGCTTGCCGCCAAGGTCGACGCCAAGGCCGGCGCCGATCTGTTCAAGTCCGCGCTGCAGGACGTGAAGGCCAAGCTGAACTGA
- a CDS encoding biotin transporter BioY: MTNIAVSTRKPPFSPLRLDSRSVAWKVGAVVLGSLFLALSSYIEVPMVPVPVTMQTFAVTLIGALYGWRFGALTIAAWLVEGAAGFPVLAGGAAGVQHFVGPTGGYLFSFPVVGAVVGWLAERGWNGNRVMLAFVAMLIGNLLCLVLGTAWLAVMIGAEKAITFGFLPFVVGGLLKSALGAATLNLFSTYRTEPRDPRA, translated from the coding sequence GTGACAAACATCGCCGTTTCGACCCGCAAGCCCCCTTTCAGTCCGCTCCGGCTGGACAGCCGCTCCGTCGCCTGGAAGGTTGGCGCTGTCGTCCTCGGCTCGCTGTTCCTGGCGCTGTCGTCCTATATCGAGGTGCCGATGGTGCCGGTTCCGGTGACCATGCAGACCTTCGCCGTGACGCTGATCGGCGCGCTCTATGGCTGGCGGTTCGGCGCGCTCACCATCGCGGCCTGGCTGGTCGAAGGTGCTGCCGGCTTTCCGGTTCTGGCGGGCGGCGCCGCCGGCGTGCAGCATTTCGTCGGTCCGACCGGCGGTTATCTCTTCTCGTTCCCGGTCGTCGGTGCGGTGGTCGGCTGGCTGGCCGAGCGCGGCTGGAACGGCAATCGGGTGATGCTTGCCTTTGTCGCCATGCTCATCGGCAATCTTCTGTGCCTGGTTCTCGGCACGGCCTGGCTTGCCGTCATGATCGGCGCCGAGAAGGCCATCACCTTCGGCTTCCTGCCGTTCGTCGTCGGCGGCTTGCTGAAGTCGGCGCTGGGTGCCGCGACGCTGAACCTCTTCTCCACCTATCGAACCGAACCGCGCGACCCACGCGCGTAA
- a CDS encoding DUF2007 domain-containing protein has translation MIELVRTNDAVVISFIESLMRDAGIACFVADQNMSVLDGSLGILPRRVMVDADKADAARRILKDAGIENEIRRK, from the coding sequence ATGATTGAGCTTGTCCGCACCAATGACGCCGTCGTCATTTCCTTCATCGAATCGCTGATGCGCGACGCCGGCATCGCCTGTTTCGTCGCCGACCAGAACATGAGCGTGCTCGACGGATCGCTCGGTATCCTGCCCAGGCGCGTCATGGTCGATGCGGACAAGGCCGATGCGGCGCGGCGCATCCTGAAGGATGCCGGCATCGAGAACGAGATCCGCCGGAAATAA
- a CDS encoding aldehyde-activating protein — MAVHSGGCHCGNIRLSFSSALDPAGLEIRACQCSFCTRHGSRAAADPNGKLVVSVEDRARLQIYRFGLRTADYLLCRECGVYVAAIAGDGVEARAIVIVNALDDRERFSREPVPVRYDAESREQRLARRRTNWMPVEIQGL, encoded by the coding sequence ATGGCCGTTCACAGCGGCGGATGCCATTGCGGCAACATCCGCCTGAGCTTCTCCAGCGCTCTCGATCCTGCGGGACTGGAGATCCGCGCCTGCCAATGCTCGTTCTGCACCCGCCATGGTTCGCGGGCGGCCGCAGATCCCAACGGGAAGCTGGTCGTCTCGGTCGAAGACAGGGCGCGACTGCAAATCTATCGCTTCGGTTTGCGCACCGCCGACTATCTGCTGTGCCGCGAATGCGGCGTCTATGTAGCGGCAATCGCCGGCGATGGCGTCGAGGCCAGGGCGATCGTCATCGTCAACGCGCTCGATGATCGAGAGCGATTCTCCCGCGAACCGGTCCCGGTCCGCTACGACGCCGAGAGCCGCGAGCAGCGCCTGGCCAGGCGCCGCACGAATTGGATGCCGGTCGAGATTCAGGGGCTTTGA